A region of the Pricia mediterranea genome:
ATCGAAATAGCCTCCGGGAGCGACCTCGGCATCGGTCCGCCAGTTGTATTCGCCACTCCTATCGATTTGGTTGGGCGGTTTGCCCAAAAACCACCGGATGTGCCGTACCTGCCCAATTTTGTCGGAATCAAGCCACTCCTTAAGCTTGAGGAACCGGGGTAGCGAGCGCCGGTAATAGGCTACGAAGAGCGGAAGGTTCCGTTCTTCGAAAGCCATCTGTATTTCCAGACTTTCAGCGTAACTGGGGGCCATAGGTTTTTCGATACAGCAGGGTTTTCCTACTGCGGCGACCTGCAAGGCATAATCTTTGTGGCTGTCGGGCGGGGTAGCGATGTACACGGCATCGACGTTGGGGTCATTGATCAGCTTATCGGCATCGGAATAATATCTGGATATCCCATGGCGCCTGGCATAGTCCGCTGCCTTATCGACATTGCGGCGCATGACGGCCACGAGTTCGAACCCTTCCGTTTTCCGGTACGGGGGCCCGCTCTTCACTTCCGTAACATCACCACATCCGATAATGCCCCAGCGGATGCTTTCTTTTTTTATATTCATTTATCCCATGTTTGTCCAAATATAACGAAATGGTAGTCGGTAGCCCCCATCCCTTCTACTGGTCAACACTCAAAACCGCAGCGTTGCCCCCACTAAAAGATTGATTCCGGCTTGGGGGTAATACCCTTGCACTTCCATGGAATTGCCCGGGTTCGAAAAAGTATCTAAATAGGTGTATCCGTTCGATACATATTCCACGTCGAAGACATTATTGATCAAGGCGGAAAATTCGATGGATTTTACCAGTTTACCAGGGATGATCTCATAGGTCAGATTGAGATCATTGACAAAATAATCCTCCAGTTTTGAGGCCTCCGTATCGGTATTGCTCAAATATTGCTCCCCGACATATTTCGACAAAAGGGAAATAGCGAGACGCTCAGAAGGGGAGTAGGAAATTGCATTTCCGGCAACGATACCAGGCGAAAATGCGATATGGGTATCCCCGAGGTTCTGAACGGTTCCGTCACGGGTCAGGACAAAATCCTCGATTTTGTTCGTGCTGAACGCTATGTTGGGCCGTATGGTGAGCTTATTCCAGAGACGCAGGTTGGCATCCATTTCAAGGCCTGCCCGATAACTTTTATCAAC
Encoded here:
- a CDS encoding Gfo/Idh/MocA family protein, translating into MNIKKESIRWGIIGCGDVTEVKSGPPYRKTEGFELVAVMRRNVDKAADYARRHGISRYYSDADKLINDPNVDAVYIATPPDSHKDYALQVAAVGKPCCIEKPMAPSYAESLEIQMAFEERNLPLFVAYYRRSLPRFLKLKEWLDSDKIGQVRHIRWFLGKPPNQIDRSGEYNWRTDAEVAPGGYFDDLASHGLDLFAFYFGNFEEVYGIAKNRLGLYSAKDTVTAIWSHTTGVTGDAAWNFGCDERLDKVEIFGSKGKICFSVFDGDEIILKDGKGTKTMFIEHPEHVQQYHVEALRDDLLGNAAHPSTGKSALHTSWAMDKILGNL